The stretch of DNA GGCTCTCCATCGATGAGCGCGATATTGCCGAGATGCAGGTCCGCATGGCAGCGTCGGACCAGTCCGCGTTCGGCCCGCATGTTCAGGCTGCGCGAGGCCGTCTCGAGCGCCAGCTCTGATCGTTCGACGAAGCGCCGGCGCATATCGGCGCTGACAAGATCCGGCGCCCGCTCAAAGGCCTGGCGCACCTGGGTCAGAATGGCGGCCATGCGCTCACGCCCGTCAGTTGTGTTGCAGATTGGAGCCGTCTGATGAGCCCGGGCGACGACCTGGGCGAGCCGTTGAGTCAGCTCAGCGGAAAGCCCGTGCTTTGCCGCGTAATTGGCAAGCAGATCCTCATTGGGAAAGCGGCGCATGTGGAGCGCCCACTCGACAGCCTCGCCCTCCCCGTCGATGGCGAGCGTGCCCTCTGCGCTGCGTGTGATCGGTACCACCCCGAGATAGAGCTGCGGAGCATGGGCCCGGTTCAGATCGAATTCCCGCTCAAGGACCCTTTGCCGGAGCGCCACCGTGGAGAAATCGAGGTAAGGCAATTTTACCGGACGCTTCAGCTTGTAGACATCCTGTCCGGCCAGGAACAGAATCGCTGCATGGGTGTCGATGCGCTCGACGGCAATGGGCTCCTGCCCATAGGCGTGATAATCCGCAAGAAAGCCGAGCACATCGTCAAAATTCTTGTGCTCGGCAATCGCCATCGGCCCCGTCCCTCGTCACCTCGACCCTTAGCAGGACGATACTCGCCAATCCGGTATTTCGCCATGATCATGTCGCAAGCGCTCCCATTTCCCACGTTGCTCAAGAATGCAAGTGATCGGAACTGATTCCTGTTTCCGGGCGTTTAGCTTCTGGGAGTGGTACGCGGACGGGAGTGCGCCTCGTCCAGCATTGCGGTCCCTCTTGCGTTTGCGCAGAGCGATGGTAGATCAATAGGGGTGCTCAATCTCCAAACGGCATCACAGTTTTAGCGTAAATTCATATTAGACGGCGCGAACTCCGGTCTTGGAGCCGGGTGCGCTGTTGTGCGTATAGTGGGGCGTTTACACATGGATCGTCGAGAGATCCTGAAATTCATTGGTGGTATTATTCTGGCCGGGGGACCGTTTTCGCCAGTTTCCGCGCAAGCACAGGCGCCGGAGGATATGCTCCGCGTTGGTGAACCAACGGGCTTTTCTCCGGGAAATGTTCGCGATCTTGCGCAGACACTCGCTCGCGAGCCCTTTAATCCCAGGGAGATTCAATTTCCTGAAAGCCTCTCTAATCTGACTTACGATCAGTATAGAGATATTAGATTCCGCCCCGAAGCGTCGATCTGGCGCGGCGACGGGCGCGGTTTCGCAGTTGACCTGCAGCATTCCGGGTCGATCTACAAGACCCCTGTCGACATTTACCTCGTCGAGAACGGCGAGGCGCGCCCCGTCCTTTATAATCCAAACCTTTTCACGTTCGGGCCGCGTGTGGCGCCGCCCCCGGAGGGAACTGAGCTTGCCTATTCCGGGTTTCGGCTGCGCCATCCTATGAATCGGCCGGACTATATGGATGAGTTTGCGGTCTTTCAGGGAGCGAGCTACTTTCGCGCGGTCGGACGCGGTCAGCTCTACGGCCTCTCTGCCCGTGGCCTTGCCTTGCGCACCGCCTCTCCTGAAGGAGAGGAGTTTCCGTTCTTCCGCGCGTTCTGGATAGAGCGGCCCGCGCCGGACGCGCGCGTGATTGTCGTCTATGCCTTGCTTGATTCTCAGAGCACCACCGGCGCTTACCGGTTTACGCTTCGCCCCGGCGACACCACTTTGATCGATGTCGAGTTCACCTTGTTCCCGCGCGTGGATCTCAACCATGTCGGTTTTGGTGCACTGACCAGCATGTTCCTATTCGATCCGACAAATCGCCACCGCTTCGACGACTTCCGCTCGGCGGTCCATGACAGCAATGGCCTCGCCATCTGGACTGGCAATGGCGAATGGCTCTGGCGGCCCCTCGCCAATCCGACCCTGCTGCAGATCAGCGCCTTCGTCGACAGCAATCCCAGAGGCTTTGGTCTGGTCCAGCGCCGGCGGGATTTCGACTATTACGAGGATACCGAGGCGCATTATGAGAAGCGCCCCACATGCTGGGTGGAGCCGGTCGGCGATTGGGGACGCGGACATGTGGAGCTGGTTGAGATTCCAACCGACCGGGAGACCAACGACAACATCGTGGCCTATTGGCGGCCTGCTCAGCCCATTCGTGCCAACGAGCCCTTCACGCTCACCTATAGACTTCACTGGGGCCCGGCCATTCCACGCGGTGAGCCGATTGCATCAGTCGAGTCCACGCGTATGGGCCTTAATTTTGCCCATGATAAGCGGCTATTCGTTCTGGATATCCTCAAGACGCCTGAGCTTGAAGGAGCCAAACCCGACATCAGCGCCAGTGGCGGGATCATTTCGAATATCGTCCCCCGCGATAATCCCGATGACAGGACTCACCGGGTAAGCTTTGAGCTTGATCCGGTCGATCGCGACCTCATAGAGTTGCGACTCCGGATGATGCGGGATGGACGATCGGTTGCGGAGACGTGGCTATACCGATGGACCAAATGACGAGGAATGCCGCGGCATTCGCCCAGCATCCGGATAATATGGACGATGTGCTCGTCCCGCCGGAGCGGCCTCTGCTCATGCCGGTGCAATCGCTCACCCGCTGGAATGCGCGGCAGGCACGCAAGCGCCCCGCTCCCGATGGCAAGACTGTGGCCTCTCGTATTTTTGTCGGTATGGCCACATTGCTCCTTACCGCCTTCGCAACCTATGAAATGATCAATGTGGTGGCCGTGTCGGAGGTGAGCTGGCTTCAGCTCGTCTTCGCGGGCCTGTTCGCCATCACCTTCCTATGGATCGCCCTGCCCTGCGCCAGCGCGGTGCTGGGCTTCATCCGCTTGGTCCGCAACACCGAGGCTGTACCGCCGCACCTCCCGCCGGGGCCGCTGGGCCGCAACGCCCTGGTGATGCCCGTCTATAACGAGGATCCCAGCCGCACTTGCCGGGCACTCGAGATCATGGGCCGCGATCTCGACGCGAATGGCGCATCCGACAGCTTCGAGATCTTCATCCTCAGCGATACGCGCGATGAAGAGATCGCGCATAAGGAGGAAGCGGCAGTCCGCGCGTTGAGAGCAGCGCTCGGGCCGGATCTCCACGTCTTCTATCGCCGCCGCGCCCAGAACACCGGGCGCAAGGCCGGCAATATCGCTGACTTCATCCGCCGCTGGGGCGCGCGCTACGATCACATGGTCGTCCTCGACGCCGATAGCATGATGACGGCGGAAACCCTGCTCTATCTTGCCCGCGCCATGTCGCTCGACCCCAATGCGGGCATTATTCAGACCGTGCCGATGCTGGCGGGCCGCAGCACGCTCTTTGCCCGGATGCAGCAATTCGCAACCCGCATCTATGGGCCGATCATCGCCGAGGGCCTTGCCGCATGGCATGGCCGCCAAAGCAATTTCTGGGGCCACAACGCGATCATCCGCACCCGGGCCTTCGCTGAAGCGGCGGGCATGCCGGAACTGCCCGGACGCAAGCCGTTCGGCGGACACATCATGAGCCATGATTTCGTCGAGGCGGCCTTGATGGTCCGCGCCGGCTGGTCGGTCTACATGGTTCCCGAGCTCAAGGGCTCCTACGAAGAATGCCCGCCCTCACTCATCGACCTCGCCGGACGCGACCGTCGTTGGGCACAAGGCAATCTCCAGCACATGAAGGTGATCGGCGCCAAAGGCCTCTGCAACATGAGCCGCATCCACCTGCTGGTGGGCATCATGTCTTACCTGGCCTCGCCCCTCTGGCTCGCGATGCTGACCATCGGCCTCGTGCTCGCAACCCAGGCGCATTTCACCCATCCGGATTATTTCCCGGAAGGCTTCAACCTGTTTCCGCGCTGGCCGGTCTTCGACAGCGAGCGGGCCCTGCAGCTCTTCGGCTTCACCATGGCCGTGTTGCTGTTTCCCAAGGTGCTTGGTGTCAGCGCCGTGCTCCTGAACCCCTCCGCGCGGCAGTCCTGCGGCGGTGGCCTTGCGGTTGTGCTGGGCATGATCGCCGAGACGCTGCTCTCGGCCCTCATTGCGCCAGTCATGATGCTGCTGCAGACGCGCTGGGTCGCCGAGATCGTCATGGGGCGCGACAGTGGCTGGAATGCTCAGCGGCGGGATGATGGCTCGCTGCCCTTCTCCACCATCTTCAGCAATCACTACGGCCAAATGCTGTTCGGTGCCGCCATGGCCGCGGCCGCCTACGCTGTTTCCCTCGACACATTCCTGTGGCTCGCCCCGGTCACGATAGGACTGGTCCTCGCGCCCTTCCTGTCGTGGCTCACTGCGCAAGTCTCGGCCGGTGTTGCGTTTCGGCGTGTCCGCCTCTTTCTGATTCCCGAAGAAGTCAGCAAGCCTGCACCGCAAATTTAAATCTGATGTCAAGTCCTTAAAGATGTCAGGTTGTTAATAATTTTAAAAAGCGTCTTTTCGACATCAAATTGGCATGATTAGCTTCCATCTTCGTCCATGGAGGCGAAGTCCATGACCAAGAAAAGAACGCTACAGATCGGCGTGACCAATGATCGGAGAAGCAAGGTTTTCATCTATCGGGTGAACTTTGCTGGCTATTATGGTCTCCAAGATAGAAAATTTGCCACTGTCCTAGAGGCCTGCGATGCCGCACTGGCCGCCATTGAAGGTGACGAGCAGGTTGCCGCCAAGATATGGGTCGACGGCATCCGGATGTTCGAGCAGGAAGAGATTTCAGATCTCAGGCGGCTCGTGCAGCGCTCAGCTGCCTAGCGCATTTTCGAGCGAATTGGACACCGGTTGGCGCGCCAAGAATGCGACCAAGCAAGATTTTTGCTTGGTCCGCGATAAGCGGAGCGCCCAGATCTGAGCTGCTAGGCCGATCTGTTCGCCGATCCCGCCCCGTCCCAATTGTTCTAATAGTCCCATTCCACGCCAACGCCGAGCTTGCTGGAGCCGTCGGATCCGACCTCGCCACGCAGCTGGATGCTTCTGGTGACGTTGAAATCCACAACCGCGCTCGACGTGCCGTCGGTGCTCTGCTTCACGCCCACATACACATTGTCGTTGACGTATTTGCCCGCGCTCACCGCGGCCGTGTTCTTTTCGCTATCCCCTGTCACCTCGAGCACGTCGACGCCGAGGCCCTTGCGCAGCTCATCCAGTAGGCCCGGTCCCCCACCGATGCCGCCGAGCTTCGCCACCTCCATCGACAATTGCCCGATCTGCAATGGCGAGAGCTGATCGAGCGGCTTGTCGAACAGCAAGCGTGCCAGCACCTGATCCTGCGGCAAAGGCGGAGTGGACTCGAACGAGAACCGCGGCGCGCTCGCCTTGCCGAGCACACGAACCACGGCCGTGATGTCGCTGGCCTTCGATTGAGCCGCGAAGTTGAGCTCAGGATCGAACGAGCCCAGGAAGTCGACGCGCCCTTCGGTGAAAGTCAGCCGCTTGCCAAGCACGCTGAGCGTACCCTGCCTCAGTTCGAAAGCGCCGATACCGACCGGCGCCGCCGCCGTTCCGGTGATCCGCACGGTGCCGCCCAGCACCACATCGAGCCCGCGGCCGCGAATGAAGACCTGATTGCCCGCATCAACCGTGACATCGAGCGTCAGCGGCAGACCGCCTGAGCTCTCATCCTGCGCCTTCTGCTTCTCGACCCGCGCCTGAATGTCGGCCGGCGCATTGACATGGGTCACCTTGAGATCCGCGATCGACTTCGGCAGCTGCTCTGGGATCGAGATATTCATCCGGCCGATATTGACGCGCCCCCCCAGCACCACCTTGCTCGCGAGCGCGCCCGTCAGCTTGAGATCAGCCCCGATCTCCCCATCCACCATCCGGCGATCATTGATTTTGAAGCCATCGGCGCGAATGCTGATATTGGCTGGCATGCCGGTCGCAGGATCGATGCTGATCGTTCCGCCCGCGCTGATCGTGCCGCCTGCCGATGATTTCGCCTGCGCCGTCTCCAGCACCACCTGCTTCCCATTGAGACGCGCCTGCAGCACGATATCAGTCAGCGTGATGCCAGTTCCCGGATCATTGAAGACGGCCCCCTTCGTGCCGATGGTCCCATTGATGATCGGACTTGCCGCCGGCCCCGCGAAGCGCACATCGACCAAGATATTGCCTTTGACCGTGGCTCCGCTCTGCACCAGCATCTGATTGAGCAGGCTTGCCGGGATGCCACCCGAAAGCTTCACCGCAAGGTCGCCCTGTCCCATCGGTGCGGAACCGCTTGCCCGCAGGTTGAGGTCACCTCCGGTAATGCTGCCATCCACCGAAACGCGATTGTTCTGCGTTGCGCCCTTGGCCTCGATTCTCAGCGGCGGCAGGCCTGCATCCCGCGTTTGCGCAAGCGCGGCATTGCGCCAGTCGAGCTGATAGGTGACGGATGGTGCCGAGGGTGCTCCTTTGATTGTGGCGCTGCCGCTGAGATTTCCAGCAAGGCCAAGATTGGGTGCTGCGATCGCCGCAAGTGACATCGGAACATTCTCGAGCACGGCCCGGAGGTCGAGCGCCTCCCCCGTCTTGCCCGCGAGCACGATGCGGCCTCCGCGTGAGGAGAGCACGGTCTCCGGCAGGCTGACACTGCCGCCGCGCACCGCGATATTCACTGGGCGCGCAAGAGTGAGCGCTTCGCCGCGCGCAGCAATGTTGAGTTTTTCGAGCCCGACATTGATCGCATCACCTGCCATGGCGATGGTCGCCACACTGGCAAGATCAGCCCCGGCGACGCTGGTGCGCAGATCAAGGCGCGTGCTCTCGCCGCTGGCTGTCGCATTCACAGTGACCGCGCCGATCTCGAGCGTGCCGGACTTGGTTCCGATAAGCCTTACGCTTCCCTGCGCAACTGGCGCCGACATCAGCCGGTCGACCCTCGCATCGACGGCAAGCGAGCCGATTTGCGTCGTATCGAACTTGAGGCCGCTGCCCGAGGCATTGATGCTGGCGACCACGTCACCCGCTTGCGGCGTGAATGCCACATTTCCCTTGAGTGAGCCCGCGAGCGGGATCCCGGCGAGCGCCTGGAAGGCCGAGAAATCATCCACATTGATCATGAGCGCGCCGTTCGGCGTGCCATCGGCGGCGACCTGAATACGGCCCGATGCCCGGGCAGCACCATAGACGAAACCGAGATTGTCTAGGCTGGTGACGCCATCCGCACCGCGCGCGATATCGGCTTGCGCATTGAGATCGCGTCCTTGAAACCGCGCCGCCACCGTAAGCCGCCCACCCGGCGCGGCAAGCGCGCCCTCGCCCGCAAACGTGATGCTCGGATTTTCGACAGGCTGCCCCTCCACGGTGAGGCCGCTCCCGGTCAGCTTCAGCGAATACCGCGCCTGTTCGGGGCTCCCCTGCGCATTGACCGCCAGATCGGCGCTACCGCCGAGCCGTGGATTGAGCAGGCCAAGATTCCCGATATGGCCTGTCGCCTTGAGATTGGTCCGGCTGTCATCCAGCACACCGTCTATTGCCGCCGACAATCCCTCGCCCTCGAGCCTCACCCCTTGAATGGTGATGCCGCCATTGGCTTGCTTGGCAGCCGATCCCGACAGCTTCACGATGCCCGGAACGCGCTGCTCGGTTCCATCTTCCGCCGTGACCGCAAGATCACGCATCGTGCCATCGAGGGTCATGGCAAACAGCAGGTCTTTGAAACTGACCCTGCCATTCGCTGAAAGGTTCGCTCCCCCTGAGAGCTGCATGCCGGCAAGGCCCGACAGCGCCGAGAGGTTCTGAACGGCCAGCGACGTCGTGCCATTCAACCCCTCGCCATTGATCGTGCCCACATAGCGAGCCACCCCGGTGCCCAGATTGAGCGCGGCCTCGTCTATCGCCACAACATCCGGGCTCACCCCGAAGCGGCCATCGAGTGTCACGGTCTCGCCGAGCACGCTTTGGAGAGCAGGATCGGCAAGCTTCGGATTTTTGGCGACGATCCTCAGCTTGCCGCGCAGCGCCGTCCAAAGCGAGGCAAGTGAAGCATCCTGGCGCGCGCCTGAGAATGTCGCGGTGATGCTCTCAACCTGACCCTCCGGGGCCGCGATTGCCTGCGCAACAAGATTGGCGGTGACGGGCTGCGGCCCCTCTGCGGCGCCAAGCTCGGCGGTGAGCTTCGCATTCTGCAGCACGAGCGGTGCGCCCGCCCCCAGGGGAAGACTGATCATGCCGCCTTCGGGATCGGCAACTTCGGCGGTGAGCTGTGCGCGGGAAACATTGAGATCGAGATCGCTCGTTCCGGTGAGTTGAAGCCGCGCCCGCCGCGAGGCGAGTTCCGCCCGCTGCAGCGAAAGCGTTCCGCTGGGCACCCAATCAACCTGCGCGATGAACTGGCTCTCGCCTGCGAAAAGCTCCTGCAGTGCTTGCGGCATCAGATATTCGAGACTGCCGCCGATCCCGGCGGTGAGGCGGCGGCCCGCCTCCGACCCTTGGATCTGGACGGACCCGGCGAGCAGCCGCTCGGCCCCTGCATCGAGCGAGAGATCTGCCCGCCAAGAATTGAGCGTTCCTGCCCCGACGATCCGGCCCGCGGTGGCTGGCGCATTCGGCACCCCCATGAGCTTGGCGATAATGCCGCCCTGAGGTTCGCTCAGCTGCGCATCCACGGTCATCGACTGGTCGAGATCGCGATAGCCGAATTTGGCTTCAAGATTGCCCCCGGCTCCATCCCGGCGATCGATGCGGAGCGTGCCCGACAAGCCCTCGCTGGGATTGGTGAGCGCGAGGCTGCCCGCCACCGCCAGCACAGCCGGGGCGCCGAGCACCGGTGCTTCGAGATCGACGCGACGCACCGCGAGCTCATCGAGCTTGATGCCGATGGGAGGCAGCCCGGATGATGAGATCTCCTCTTGTGGCTTGTCCCCCGAGACGGGCAAGCGCGAGACGACGATCTTCTCCGCTGACAGCCGCGAGACATCGACAGTGCCGAACAGGAGCGATAGCGGGTTCCAGCCCAGCGCGAGGTCATGAATGGCAAGCCAGGGACCTTGGCGATCCCGGACCACGATCTCAGTCACCTGCAGCTCGCCGAGGCCCGATCCCCCGACCTCCCCTACGGTCAGGCCGAAATTGTCGCTGGCGGCCAAGTCCTCGGCGAGGCCTGCGATAAAATTACGGCCGGAGTTGGTACCGACGAGCACGCTCACGCTCACCAGCGCAAGCAACAGCACGCCGCCAAGGCCAACCGCTCCCCACTTTACAAACTTGCGAATCATCAGAACGACTGACCTAAGCCAATATAGATGGCGAAATCTGGATCATCTTTGTCCGGATCGAGCGGCACTGCGACATCCAGCCGAATGGGACCGATCGCGGTGAAATAGCGCAGGCCTATGCCCGCGCCGATCTTGCTCACCGTATCGCCCCAGCCCGGCAGCGCACCGCTCGAGACCATTGCCATATCCACGAAGGGCACGATACCGATCGATTTTGTCACTTGTGCGCGCAGCTCGAAGGACGCTTCCGCAAGGCCGCGCCCACCAGTGATTTTGCCGTCACGGCGTGGAGAGACGTTTTGATAGGCATAGCCGCGCAGCGATCCGCCCCCGCCCGCATAGAAGCGCCGCTCCGGCGGCACCCCGGGCAGATCCGTGCCGAAGGTTGATCCCAACGCCACCCGCCCCGCGAGCACATACCGATTTTGAGCATCGATCGGGTAATAGGCGGTCGCATCCACGCGATTGATCGAGAAGGCATTGCCGCGATTGACATCGGCGAGCGGATTGACGGAGGCCACGACCCTGTAGCCCGAGGTCGGGTTCATCACGTCGTTGCGCTGGTCGTAGGAGATCGTGCCATTGAGGCCCGCCAGGCTGTAATCCCGCGAGCCGAATGCATCCTTCGCATGCGAGACCTGCCCTTCGGCACTCAGCGTGCCAACCAGCGTCTCATCGAACCGATGGGAAACGCCGACCCGCCCGCGGAATCCATAAGCGCGATAGCTGTCATTGTCCGGCTTCTCGTGGAACAGGCTGGCCGAGCTGATGAAATCCGTATTGATGCCAAAGGCGGCCGGCTTCACGAATTCCGCCTTGAGCTCATACTGATAGTCATCGAAATCGAGCGATGTGAGCTCGCTCACGGTGGCATCGATACGCAAGCGCTCGGCCTGCCCGAACAGGTTGCGATGCCCCCAATAGGCATTGATCTCCGCTCCATCCACGGTCGAGTAATTGGCCGATGCCCCGATGTAGCGAGGCTTGCGGTCCTCGAGTTGCACGATCAGCGGCAGTGAGCCGTCCGGGTTGAGCCTTTCCGCCTCGACCATCCGCACCTGGTTGAAGACTTCCAGCGCCCGCAGCCGGTCGCGCGCCTTGATCACGGCCTCGGGTGAATAGACATCGCCCGGGTTGATCTCGATGAGGCTGCGCACGAATTCTGGATCGACCCCTTCTGACCCCTCGACCGTGATCTCACCGAAATGGGCCTGTGGTCCCGGATCGATCGTGAGCGCCACATCCAGTGTGCGATTGGCATGGTCCGCGGTGACCTCGCTGCTGGTGATCTTGGCCAGCGGATGTCCCCGGCTGCGCCAGGCGTCCACCAGTTGCAGCTCGGCGGAAAGCACCAGCGACGAGCGAGCGACACGCCCGGGCCGCATTCCATAATCGCCCGGATCGCTGCTGACTTCGCCACCAGGCTGCTGGATCGTCACCCGGCCAAACCGGAATTGCGGTCCGGGACGCACCACCACCTCGATCTTCACCGGCGGGTGCGGCAGCCTGGGCAGGCTGCCGGGCGCCAGATCGGACAGACGCTGGCCGGCAATGGAGGCGTTCACACTGCCGCCGTAGAAGCCCAACGAATAAAGCGCCCCGATCAGCCGCTGCTCGTCAGCCCTCGCCCGTGACACCAGCGCGGCCACATCCTCAGGAGGTGTGTCGCTCTGATTTTCCAGCAAAGACGCCGCCTTGAGCTGGTCGAGCACCTCCTCATCCTCGGGCTCGACCTTGAACTCCACCTCATAGGGAATCGAGCCCTCGGGCGGCTCAGGCTCGAAGATCTTGAAACCGAAAATGTCGAGAGCCTGGGCGGACGGGGGATGTGACAGCACTGCGACGCTGGCAAGCAGGGCCAGCGCCCACTTCTTGACGAGCCTGCGCATTATCGGCCTGCCCCCGCAACGCGCTGGTCACCTCTGCCGGTCCTATCCCTTTCCGGGGCTTCAGACTGCCTCCGCAAAACAATATCCCCTCAAATCGAGATCATACGAACGTCTGGATTAAACGTTCGAGATGTAAGAATAACCTTAAGCTTCTATTTAACTTGTCCCATATTAACGCAGGTCGGGGCATAAATTAGACAGGCAGGCCTCTCCTGAGAGGGTGGCCGGCGCATTCGCAAAAATGTCCAGGAGTCGAGGACAATTCTGCCAATCCGGCGGCAACGCTCCTCCGCGGGCACTGCGTGGATGCCGTCACCCTAGCGGCCAATCACCCGCCACTCAATATTCTATTAACCATGATTAAAGGATGCATCACCGGCCCGCTGTGGCCCGCCCGCGCCATCCGGCAATAGACAGCACACTCACGGTGAACATCAGGTTGATCAAGCCGAAAACTAGGAACACCCCGTGAATGCTGATCCCTGCGCCGATCAGCGCCGCGGCGAGCCCTGTGGCAGCGGCCATGAACAGGGCATTCATGATATTCGCGGCCGCAATGATGCGGGATCGCAGCTCAGGCGGGCTTTCCGACTGCATCAGCGCATACAGCGGTACCACGAAGAGACCCCCGGCGATTGCCATGCCGGTGAGATCCGCCATGACCCGCCAGTGCTGAATGGTGCTGAGGAAATCCATGAAGCCCATAAGCCGCGTTTGAGGGCCGGCAGGCGGCAGGCCGGAGGATGCCCATACGAGGTCCAGCGCACATAAGGTGAGCGCAAGTCCCGCAAGCGGAGCAAGCCTAGCCGATATGGCCCCCCGCAGGAGCCTGTTGCACAGAAGCGATCCAATGGCGATACCGACGGTGAACGCCGCGATCAGCAGGTTGCTCACCGCTTCATCAGCCCCGAGCACCAGCCTGGTGAACGAGGGAAACTGCGCCAGGAACACCGCGCCGATCGCCCAGAACCACGATATGCACAACATCGCCTGCAGGATGACCCGGTCCCGGAAGGCATAGGCCAGCACGGCCTGCGTGGCGCTCAGCAGGTTCCAGTCTATTTTGAGATCGGGAGCAGGCGGCGGTGCCTTTGGAATCGCAAGCGCAACGAGATAGCCGGCGATCGCAGTGACGACCATGGTCGCCGCGACAATGGCAATGCCATGATTTGTCATGACCACCAATCCGCCGAACAGGAGACCAAGCAGGATCGCGAGAAAAGTCCCGGTTTCCACCATGGCATTCCCGCCGACCAGTTCCCGTTCATTGAGATGCTGCGGCAGAATTCCATATTTGATCGGGCCGAAGAAGGTGGCGAGCGTGCCGGACAGAAAGAGCACGGAAAGCATGAAGGCAGCATTCTCAGTGAAAAGGCTCGCGCCTGCCACAATCGCGAAACCGAGCTCCCCTAGCTTTATGGCGCGGACCAGACTGCCCTTGTCGTATTTGTCCGCAAGCTGCCCGGCAAGGGCCGAGAACAAAAAGAAAGGAGCAATGAATAGGGCCGCGGCAACCGTGACCAGAAGCGGCGCGTTGAGATCCTGCTTCACCGCCAGATGAAAGGTGATCAGGATTGCTATCGCGTTGCGGAGAACATTATCGTCGAACGCGCCCAACGCCTGAGTGATGAAGAGCGGCAGAAAGCGCCGTTTGGTCAAAAGTCCGAACTGGCTGTTTTCCATAACCCGCCCCCAAGCTCGATGATTCCTGCAGTCTGCGGCAAGGCGGCGGCCGGGGCAACTCGCCGTGCCTGTTAAGCAGCTCCAAGTACTATATGATTGCACCATAAGGATCAGCGACATGAACAGTGAGCCGCCCAAGGCGCCGAAGCATTTTACACTTTCGCCAGAAGCCCTTCGCTATCGTTGCGACCCGGCGCAGTTCACCTTCAAGACCACCGAAGAACTAGAGGCCGTCGAGGAGCTGATCGGTCAGGACCGAGCGCTTGAGGCGATCCGGTTCGGCACCAGCATCAATCGGCCGGGCTATAATCTCTACCTGCTCGGCGCCCATGGCTCGGGCCGCCACACCGCCATTCGCCGCCTGTTGCAGAAGAAGGCGGCCAATGAGCCCGTCCCCGATGACTGGGTCTATGTCGCCAATTTCCAGATCCCGACCAAGCCGCGGGCGATCCGGCTGCCGCCCGGCACCGCTCTGCGCTT from Rhodoligotrophos sp. CJ14 encodes:
- a CDS encoding autotransporter assembly complex protein TamA; its protein translation is MRRLVKKWALALLASVAVLSHPPSAQALDIFGFKIFEPEPPEGSIPYEVEFKVEPEDEEVLDQLKAASLLENQSDTPPEDVAALVSRARADEQRLIGALYSLGFYGGSVNASIAGQRLSDLAPGSLPRLPHPPVKIEVVVRPGPQFRFGRVTIQQPGGEVSSDPGDYGMRPGRVARSSLVLSAELQLVDAWRSRGHPLAKITSSEVTADHANRTLDVALTIDPGPQAHFGEITVEGSEGVDPEFVRSLIEINPGDVYSPEAVIKARDRLRALEVFNQVRMVEAERLNPDGSLPLIVQLEDRKPRYIGASANYSTVDGAEINAYWGHRNLFGQAERLRIDATVSELTSLDFDDYQYELKAEFVKPAAFGINTDFISSASLFHEKPDNDSYRAYGFRGRVGVSHRFDETLVGTLSAEGQVSHAKDAFGSRDYSLAGLNGTISYDQRNDVMNPTSGYRVVASVNPLADVNRGNAFSINRVDATAYYPIDAQNRYVLAGRVALGSTFGTDLPGVPPERRFYAGGGGSLRGYAYQNVSPRRDGKITGGRGLAEASFELRAQVTKSIGIVPFVDMAMVSSGALPGWGDTVSKIGAGIGLRYFTAIGPIRLDVAVPLDPDKDDPDFAIYIGLGQSF
- a CDS encoding MFS transporter codes for the protein MENSQFGLLTKRRFLPLFITQALGAFDDNVLRNAIAILITFHLAVKQDLNAPLLVTVAAALFIAPFFLFSALAGQLADKYDKGSLVRAIKLGELGFAIVAGASLFTENAAFMLSVLFLSGTLATFFGPIKYGILPQHLNERELVGGNAMVETGTFLAILLGLLFGGLVVMTNHGIAIVAATMVVTAIAGYLVALAIPKAPPPAPDLKIDWNLLSATQAVLAYAFRDRVILQAMLCISWFWAIGAVFLAQFPSFTRLVLGADEAVSNLLIAAFTVGIAIGSLLCNRLLRGAISARLAPLAGLALTLCALDLVWASSGLPPAGPQTRLMGFMDFLSTIQHWRVMADLTGMAIAGGLFVVPLYALMQSESPPELRSRIIAAANIMNALFMAAATGLAAALIGAGISIHGVFLVFGLINLMFTVSVLSIAGWRGRATAGR